A stretch of DNA from Mucilaginibacter daejeonensis:
AATGCTTTTGCGCCGGGCGAATATCACCGAACTGCTTGTATTCCATATCGGCCAGCAGGATGTAGGTGGCCGGCCAGGTCATGTTATCGCTGTAATAGTTCCAATAGGCGGGGGCCACGTCAGGTATAGCACCTTCGGCGGTTTGCGATTGCTCGATATCATCCATCCACTTGGCATACAGTTTTTGGTTATCAAAGATGAAGCTCTCGCCCAATGAGCCCGTGGCACGGTCACCCAACCAGGGCATACGCTCGTTGCGTTGCGGACAATCCACCGGCATGCCTTTGTAATTACCAGCCACACCCCACCATGTATTCTGGTACACCTGATCGATCACCTTATTAGAGGTCTCGAACTGGCCGATCGTGGCCAGATCATCATATACCATCTCGCCCACAAAATCTTCGGCCTTAGGCTTGCCCGGGTAACCGGTTATCTCGGCATAACGGAAACCATGGAACACGAACACCGGGTGCCAGGTCTCCTGTGCGGCGCCTTTCAGGGTGTAGATGTCGGTCACCTTGGCATCACGCAGGTTAGCTATGTACAGGCTACCATCCTTTTGCAAGGTCTCGGCAAAGCGCAGGGTAACCTTGTCGCCTTTTTTGCCTTTCACGTTAAATTTGAGCCAGCCGGTCATGTTCTGGCCCATATCCATGATCCAGGTGCCGGGTTTAAGCTGGGTTAGCTTTTGAGGCTTGATGGTGCTCATTACCTTGATCGGTTCGCTCATTTGCGCCACCAGTTTGCCGGGCGGGGCAGGCACCAATTGCGGCGTAAGCCATTTAGCGGCATTGTAATCGATCCTGTTCCAGCCGGTGAGTTCTTTGTTGGAATCATATTCTTCGCCATCGTATTCATTATTGCTGCGGATGGGGCCGTCGGCGGTCATGCGCCAGCTCTGATCACTGGCTACGATCTGGTGATGGCCGTCCTCATACTCGATATCCAATTGTAACAGCAGCTTAGGGAACCCGAACTCCTTTACCTTTTTAGGTTTATAGATCGGCCTCATGGTAAAATACCGGCCGTTGCCTAATACAGCGCCTATGGCGTTCTTACCCGGCTTAACATTGGGGGTCACATCGTAAGTGGTGTATTGTACCGACTTGTTATAATCGGTTGGCATTTGGGTCAGCACATCATTACTGATGTATTTGCCGTTCACATACAACTCGTAATGACCCGGACCCGATATGTATACCATAGCCCGTTTCACCTTAGCTGCCGAAGCGAACTCCTTGCGATAATAACGTGCTGATAAACGCGAGAACTTGGCTATACTATCCCATGCAAAACCCTTTTCCCAGCCTATCCACTTGCCTTTCCAGTCAGATAGCAGCAACAAACCCATACTCCATTTGGCAGGCGTGCTCCAGGCACTTTGGCCTTTGGTGGTGTATACTTTTACTTTCCAGTAAGCAGCCATGCGGCTGGTGAGTGCTTTACCGGCGTAGGACACCATGATAGATGCGTTGGAAGCTACCTTACCCGAGGTCCAAAGATCGCCCTGACCGGCGGCCAGCTTGGCAGGCGACGAGGCGACCAATACCTCGTAGGCCGTTTGCTCGATGCCGCGGCCGGTGCCGGTCATTTTCCAGCTTAAACGGGGTACCGTAACATCGATACCCTGCGGGTTCACCAGCATCTCGCAGCGCAGGTCATTGAGCTGGATATCGGCAGCAAAGGCTGATACGGCAGTCAGGCAAATGCAGGCAGTTACCCATAAAAGTTGCTGTATATGTTTGAATATCTTCATTATCTTCCTGAAAAGTCAAAGTACAAGTTGAGTTCCTTGGCGCGCATCGGCGTTTTGTCGTAATCGTAATAGATGTTCTTCATACCTGCCGGCCCGGTATCTTCGGCACCCAGCGTTTTGTTGCCAATGGCGCTGATGCCCTGCATGAATGATATATCGCCCGAAGGGAACTTGATCACGTAATTATGCCACTGATCATCATGCGGTTTTGGCGAGAACAATCGGAAAAAGGTATCCTCATCCTCGGCCACAACCGTGAACGGCTGACCTGTGGTATTGAATTTTAGCCAGTACATATTGGCGTGATATCCCTTAAATTCCGGGTAAACCCATTTTTCGCCGGTCTCAGTGTCATTGTAGTCCTTTTTCCAAACACCCAGCTTGGTGCCTTTCATGCGGTTCTTCCACACGCGGTATGGGCCGCTGCCCATGTACTCTACGCTTTTAACCGTCTTTTCGGGGAACGAGAAGTTGACACCCACGAAGTTGGTAAAGTAATCGCCCGGAAAATAACGAACCTTCATTTTAACCCAACCGGTCGGGTAAATGGTCCATTGCAGGGTATTGAACGCGCTCTTTTTATCAAAGGTCGATTCGATCACCACCGCTTTGCCATCCATCTTTTGGGTGAAGTTCTTGAAGTTGGTCTCCCCTTCCTGCAGGATCGGTCCGTTGGTGAAAGGTATCTTTCCTTTAGCGTTCTCCACCTCGCGCAGCAGCCCGGTAGTTTTGCTGAACGATAGTTTGATGCCGTTGGCCGATACCTGGTACAGCGAATCGGTCTGTTCTACCTTGACATTGCCTTTACCATCTTTCACCACCAGTTTGCGGGCCACCTTTTCAGGGCGGGCGATCGGCCAGCTCCAGGTGAACAACTCATGGCCGTAACGGTCGATAGCGGTGATATATAAGAGGTCGTAGCTTTTAAAGTCAGATGGCAGGTTCACTTTCAGGTCGCCTTTTTTCATCGGCTCAATGTTGGGCGATGCGATAGCCAGGTCCAATTCGGCAGGTTTTGCCTTGCCGTAAGTATCGCTCACGCGTACCAGTTTGCCCGTGAATTTACATTGGTTAAGGTTGGTGATGTTGTACCGGTTCTCGATATGGAACACGCCATCGAAACCTGAGGCGATCTCACGGCGCTCGAAGAACACCGGCGCCCATATCTCTTTCACCGTAAAATAGCTTCCCTCTTTTTCATGGTACGGGCCAACTATACCGTCAGCCGCCTGGTTGCCATCGGTGTCTACCATGCCGTTCTTATCGGTACGTACAACGCCTTCATCGGCAAAGTCCCATAAAAAGCCACCTGCCGATAGCGGGTCGTTCCACATCATGGTCCAGTAGTCCTCTAAACCGGCGCCGCTGCCGCCATCATACAGGCCATGCAAAAATTCGGTAGGCATCACAATGCTGTGACCGTGATTGTAGCTTCCAATACCGTAGTTGTAATCACGGTAATGCTGTGTATCAAATCCGCCAAAATCTTCCCAGGCATGTATCACAGGGCGCTTTTGCATATCCAGTTTGCGGAACAGGGGGTCAAGCTCGTAATTGTGTCCACCCTCGTTGCCATTGATCCAAAACACTACCGACGGATGGTTCTCGTCATGCTCGATCAATGCTTTGGCCAGCTTGGTACCGGTAGGCGTATCATAATGACCGTGCCAGCCGGCCAGCTCGTCCATCACAAAAAGCCCTAATGAATCGCACACGTCCAAAAAGTGATCATCGGGCGGGTAGTGCGACATGCGTACGGCGTTCATGTTCAGGTCCTTCATCATCTTTACATCCTCAATGCTGCGCGTTTTGTTCAAAGCGCGACCAGTGGTTGGCCAAAATGAGTGACGGTTGACACCCTTGAACTTGATCTTATAGCCATTCACATAAACCCCGTCGCGCTGTTTAACTTCTACGGTGCGGAAACCAAAGCGTTTAGTGATGGTGTGTACTACCTTGCCGTTTTGAGTAAGACTGAACTCCACCTTGTATAAATTAGGTTCCTCGGGCGACCATAGTTTGGGCGATGCAAC
This window harbors:
- a CDS encoding alpha-L-rhamnosidase, producing MKIFKHIQQLLWVTACICLTAVSAFAADIQLNDLRCEMLVNPQGIDVTVPRLSWKMTGTGRGIEQTAYEVLVASSPAKLAAGQGDLWTSGKVASNASIMVSYAGKALTSRMAAYWKVKVYTTKGQSAWSTPAKWSMGLLLLSDWKGKWIGWEKGFAWDSIAKFSRLSARYYRKEFASAAKVKRAMVYISGPGHYELYVNGKYISNDVLTQMPTDYNKSVQYTTYDVTPNVKPGKNAIGAVLGNGRYFTMRPIYKPKKVKEFGFPKLLLQLDIEYEDGHHQIVASDQSWRMTADGPIRSNNEYDGEEYDSNKELTGWNRIDYNAAKWLTPQLVPAPPGKLVAQMSEPIKVMSTIKPQKLTQLKPGTWIMDMGQNMTGWLKFNVKGKKGDKVTLRFAETLQKDGSLYIANLRDAKVTDIYTLKGAAQETWHPVFVFHGFRYAEITGYPGKPKAEDFVGEMVYDDLATIGQFETSNKVIDQVYQNTWWGVAGNYKGMPVDCPQRNERMPWLGDRATGSLGESFIFDNQKLYAKWMDDIEQSQTAEGAIPDVAPAYWNYYSDNMTWPATYILLADMEYKQFGDIRPAQKHYASMKKWLDYMKAKYMKDYIVTKDKYGDWCVPPESPELIHAKDSSRTTNGQLLATAYYHRMLFLMKRFAKMFGKEEDAKEFGALQSKIADAFNAKFYNAQTQQYDNGTVTANLLPLYFDITPVANRKAVFANIVKRVTTTDNYHIATGVIGTQWLMRGLTEYGRPDLAYRLATNKDYPSWGYMAEHGATTIWELWNGDTANPSMNSGNHVMLLGDLVVWYYQNLAAIKAGIDKPGFKQVIMKPTLPEGLDFVKASYQTPYGLVKSSWKKGSNFTWDVSIPANSVALISVPSKAADAVTEGGKKAAEAEGLKFVKFDNGYAVYEAGSGDYHFRSSL
- a CDS encoding glycoside hydrolase family 2 protein, which produces MTPARFYTFLICLLAFAAQQASAQDTQRMYLSGTGSDHTVKWQFYCTAGPNSGKWTTIPVPSNWELQGFGKYDYGWAKDTVRGKEKGLYKYEFKVPAAYKGKVVQLVFEGAMTDVDVKINGKPAGPTHQGAYYAFKYDVSSLLKYGGANVLEATVAKHSANKSVNEAERKGDFWIFGGIFRPVYLQVLPVQHISRISLDAQANGEFRSNVYLKGAPAGSTVSAQIFTTSGQKVGSAFMSKTTTDSVITMQTKVASPKLWSPEEPNLYKVEFSLTQNGKVVHTITKRFGFRTVEVKQRDGVYVNGYKIKFKGVNRHSFWPTTGRALNKTRSIEDVKMMKDLNMNAVRMSHYPPDDHFLDVCDSLGLFVMDELAGWHGHYDTPTGTKLAKALIEHDENHPSVVFWINGNEGGHNYELDPLFRKLDMQKRPVIHAWEDFGGFDTQHYRDYNYGIGSYNHGHSIVMPTEFLHGLYDGGSGAGLEDYWTMMWNDPLSAGGFLWDFADEGVVRTDKNGMVDTDGNQAADGIVGPYHEKEGSYFTVKEIWAPVFFERREIASGFDGVFHIENRYNITNLNQCKFTGKLVRVSDTYGKAKPAELDLAIASPNIEPMKKGDLKVNLPSDFKSYDLLYITAIDRYGHELFTWSWPIARPEKVARKLVVKDGKGNVKVEQTDSLYQVSANGIKLSFSKTTGLLREVENAKGKIPFTNGPILQEGETNFKNFTQKMDGKAVVIESTFDKKSAFNTLQWTIYPTGWVKMKVRYFPGDYFTNFVGVNFSFPEKTVKSVEYMGSGPYRVWKNRMKGTKLGVWKKDYNDTETGEKWVYPEFKGYHANMYWLKFNTTGQPFTVVAEDEDTFFRLFSPKPHDDQWHNYVIKFPSGDISFMQGISAIGNKTLGAEDTGPAGMKNIYYDYDKTPMRAKELNLYFDFSGR